A single genomic interval of Granulicella tundricola MP5ACTX9 harbors:
- the rpiA gene encoding ribose-5-phosphate isomerase RpiA has translation MMTQDEAKAAVARRAVEFVEDGMRVGLGTGTTATMFIRALAERKPKIRCVASSDASFNLGAELGLDMMTLNELPEIDVYIDGADEVGPGLALIKGGGGALLREKIVASAAKRFVVVVDSSKVVECLGKFPLPIEVIKMALPLVLPKLEALGLEPKQRRAKSGDGPYLTDEGNFIVDCFVGKIADPVMVAAEVRAIVGVVEHGLFLGMAQVALVAGEDGVTEWLG, from the coding sequence ATGATGACGCAGGATGAGGCGAAGGCAGCGGTTGCGCGGCGGGCGGTGGAGTTCGTCGAAGACGGGATGCGGGTGGGGTTGGGGACCGGGACGACGGCGACGATGTTTATCCGGGCGCTGGCGGAGCGGAAGCCGAAGATTCGGTGCGTGGCTTCTTCCGATGCGAGCTTCAACCTGGGGGCGGAGCTGGGGCTGGATATGATGACGCTGAACGAGCTGCCGGAGATCGATGTGTATATCGACGGGGCGGATGAGGTGGGGCCTGGGTTGGCGCTGATCAAGGGCGGGGGTGGGGCTCTGCTGCGGGAGAAGATTGTTGCCAGTGCGGCGAAGCGGTTTGTGGTTGTCGTCGATTCGAGCAAGGTGGTGGAGTGTTTAGGAAAGTTTCCTTTGCCGATTGAGGTGATCAAGATGGCGCTGCCGCTGGTGCTGCCTAAGCTGGAGGCTTTGGGGCTGGAGCCTAAGCAGAGACGGGCCAAGAGTGGCGACGGGCCTTATCTGACGGATGAGGGGAATTTTATTGTGGATTGTTTTGTGGGGAAGATTGCCGATCCCGTCATGGTTGCGGCGGAGGTTCGGGCAATTGTTGGGGTGGTGGAGCATGGGTTGTTTTTGGGGATGGCTCAGGTTGCTCTGGTGGCGGGGGAGGATGGGGTTACGGAGTGGTTGGGGTGA
- a CDS encoding oxidoreductase translates to MTQSISTNAKVWLITGTSSGFGRELAEQLLGAGEKVVATARKTETIADLAETHPDTALVVALDVTKEETIEAALKAALDKFGRVDVLVNNAGYGLAGAVEEATEAEFMPVFETNVFGLIRTTRAFLPQFRKQKSGSIVNLSSIGGLIGSPGWGYYNASKFAVNGFSEALAAEMALLGVHVMIVEPGPFRTEFLGSSGKEAEERIADYDETAGKTRQYFQEQSGKQPGDPVKAVKAIIDAVNAAEPPKHLVLGKLAFDRMQARLEVWKKDLAAWETTSLGADFDKADAAAGQAAYADTRQAGKA, encoded by the coding sequence ATGACTCAATCGATTAGTACGAATGCGAAGGTTTGGTTGATTACGGGGACCTCGTCGGGGTTCGGTAGAGAGCTTGCGGAGCAGTTGCTGGGGGCGGGGGAGAAGGTTGTGGCTACGGCTCGGAAGACGGAGACGATTGCTGATCTGGCGGAGACGCATCCCGATACGGCGCTGGTGGTGGCTCTCGATGTGACGAAGGAAGAGACCATTGAGGCTGCGCTGAAGGCGGCGCTGGATAAGTTTGGGCGGGTGGATGTGCTCGTCAACAATGCCGGGTATGGGTTGGCCGGGGCGGTGGAAGAGGCGACCGAGGCGGAGTTTATGCCGGTGTTCGAGACGAATGTGTTTGGGTTGATCCGGACCACGCGGGCGTTTTTGCCGCAGTTTCGGAAGCAGAAGAGTGGGAGCATTGTGAACCTTTCTTCGATCGGCGGACTGATCGGGTCGCCGGGGTGGGGGTACTACAACGCGAGCAAGTTTGCGGTGAATGGATTTTCTGAGGCGCTGGCGGCGGAGATGGCGCTGCTGGGCGTGCATGTGATGATCGTCGAGCCGGGACCTTTCAGGACGGAGTTTTTGGGGAGTTCGGGTAAGGAAGCGGAAGAGCGGATTGCGGACTATGACGAGACTGCGGGGAAGACTCGGCAGTACTTTCAGGAGCAGTCCGGTAAGCAGCCGGGCGATCCGGTGAAGGCTGTGAAGGCGATCATCGACGCGGTGAATGCGGCTGAACCGCCGAAGCACCTGGTGCTGGGTAAGCTGGCGTTCGACCGGATGCAGGCTCGGCTGGAGGTTTGGAAGAAGGATCTGGCGGCGTGGGAGACGACGTCTTTGGGCGCTGATTTTGACAAGGCGGATGCGGCGGCGGGTCAGGCGGCTTATGCTGATACTCGTCAGGCTGGAAAGGCCTAG
- a CDS encoding HAD family hydrolase, translating into MNGSIRTLFWDIGGVILTNGWDRNQRKRVLSRLGVDMEAYEEAHERANYYWERGLITAKEFFAQTVLTPNPELDLTFEIVWPQVCAESKVLHPECLDMLAELKGQGRYRIATLNNESRELNGYRLDAFKMRSLFDYFICSGSVHEMKPMPGIYRSAVDISGFEARTALFIDDKEENCEAARAVGMNAIRFESPQQLCLALADYDVHVSSLEMV; encoded by the coding sequence GTGAACGGTTCCATACGGACGTTGTTCTGGGACATTGGCGGAGTGATTCTCACGAATGGGTGGGATCGGAATCAGCGGAAGCGCGTGCTTTCGCGGCTGGGCGTGGACATGGAGGCGTATGAAGAGGCCCACGAACGGGCGAACTATTACTGGGAACGTGGGCTGATTACGGCGAAGGAGTTCTTCGCGCAGACGGTACTGACGCCGAACCCGGAGCTGGATCTGACGTTCGAGATTGTGTGGCCGCAGGTGTGTGCGGAGAGCAAGGTGCTGCATCCGGAGTGCCTGGATATGCTGGCGGAGTTGAAGGGGCAGGGTCGGTACCGGATCGCTACGCTGAATAACGAGTCGCGGGAGCTGAACGGTTATCGGCTGGATGCGTTCAAGATGCGGTCGCTGTTCGATTACTTTATTTGTTCGGGGTCGGTGCATGAGATGAAGCCGATGCCGGGGATCTACCGGTCGGCGGTGGATATTTCGGGGTTCGAGGCTCGGACGGCGCTGTTTATCGACGATAAGGAAGAGAACTGCGAGGCGGCTCGGGCGGTGGGGATGAATGCGATCCGGTTTGAGAGTCCGCAGCAGTTGTGTTTGGCGCTGGCGGACTATGACGTGCATGTGAGTTCGCTGGAGATGGTTTAA